From the Lolium rigidum isolate FL_2022 chromosome 2, APGP_CSIRO_Lrig_0.1, whole genome shotgun sequence genome, one window contains:
- the LOC124685985 gene encoding protein transport protein yos1-like, with protein sequence MGLWMLLEGFLLLANSLAILNEDRFLGPRGWSMSEVSGNGQTKSLKGQIVGLIYATQFLRMPLIALNILIIVVKMVSG encoded by the coding sequence ATGGGCTTGTGGATGCTGCTGGAGGGTTTCCTGCTTCTCGCAAACTCGTTGGCGATACTGAACGAAGACCGCTTTCTTGGTCCCAGGGGATGGAGCATGTCTGAAGTTTCAGGAAATGGGCAAACCAAGTCCTTGAAGGGCCAGATCGTGGGGCTCATCTACGCCACTCAGTTTTTGCGGATGCCCTTGATAGCGCTTAATATTCTTATAATCGTTGTGAAAATGGTCTCCGGCTGA